The Afipia massiliensis genome has a segment encoding these proteins:
- a CDS encoding F0F1 ATP synthase subunit gamma, producing MASLKDMRVRIASTKATQKITKAMQMVAASKLRRAQTAAEAARPYAERMDAVISNIAGAAAGSGNAPALLAGTGNDKVHLLLVCTGERGLSGAFNSSIVRLARERALSLMSQGKEVKFFCVGRKGYEQLRRQFDKQIVGNVELRSVKVLGFRNAEDVAKQIVAMFEAGDFDVCTLFYSRFKSVIAQIPTAQQIIPLVLEEKEATNGATAVYDYEPAEDEILSSLLPRNLAVQIFRALLENNASFYGAQMSAMDNATRNAGDMIRKQTLIYNRTRQAMITKELIEIISGAEAI from the coding sequence ATGGCGTCTCTTAAGGACATGCGTGTCCGCATCGCCTCGACCAAGGCGACGCAGAAGATCACCAAGGCCATGCAGATGGTTGCGGCGTCGAAGTTGCGCCGTGCCCAGACCGCGGCCGAAGCGGCGCGTCCCTATGCCGAGCGCATGGACGCTGTGATCAGCAACATCGCGGGTGCTGCGGCCGGATCCGGCAACGCGCCGGCATTGCTTGCCGGCACCGGCAACGACAAGGTTCACCTGCTGCTGGTGTGCACCGGCGAGCGCGGCCTGTCGGGCGCCTTCAACTCCTCCATCGTGCGCCTGGCGCGCGAGCGGGCCCTGTCGCTGATGAGCCAGGGCAAAGAGGTCAAGTTCTTCTGCGTCGGACGCAAGGGTTACGAGCAGCTTCGCCGCCAGTTCGACAAGCAGATCGTCGGCAACGTCGAACTGCGCTCGGTGAAGGTGCTCGGCTTCAGGAATGCCGAAGACGTCGCCAAGCAGATCGTCGCGATGTTCGAGGCGGGCGACTTCGACGTCTGCACGCTGTTCTACTCGCGCTTCAAGTCGGTGATCGCGCAGATCCCGACCGCCCAGCAGATCATTCCGCTCGTGCTCGAAGAAAAAGAAGCCACGAACGGCGCGACCGCGGTTTACGATTACGAACCGGCTGAAGACGAAATTCTCTCGAGCCTGCTGCCGCGCAACCTCGCGGTGCAGATTTTCCGTGCGCTGCTCGAAAACAACGCGTCGTTCTACGGCGCGCAGATGAGCGCCATGGACAACGCGACCCGCAACGCCGGCGACATGATCCGCAAGCAGACGCTGATCTACAACCGCACCCGCCAGGCGATGATTACCAAGGAACTGATCGAAATCATCTCCGGCGCCGAGGCCATCTAG